A region of Veillonellaceae bacterium DNA encodes the following proteins:
- a CDS encoding DUF5706 domain-containing protein: MSDIQKINDQSELSRYNLDLVNGWIASADSKIGTFGTVLAFVAAAFVYIADKIFSYIDTTVLINPLLLACSKVCAAISVISLVTAVFYCLLALSPSLKSALSSKAQNANNFSIFYEDIAKMSSAEEYIRLAKESTEEMFTDELMRETYINSGICSRKMHRFRKGAIASVICILFYIGWILFYFLAY; this comes from the coding sequence ATGTCAGATATCCAGAAGATTAACGATCAATCAGAGCTAAGCAGGTACAACCTGGATCTTGTGAATGGATGGATTGCAAGTGCGGATTCAAAGATAGGTACATTTGGCACTGTACTTGCATTTGTAGCTGCTGCATTCGTATATATCGCGGATAAGATTTTTTCTTATATTGATACAACCGTGTTAATTAATCCGTTACTATTGGCTTGCTCCAAGGTATGCGCAGCAATATCTGTAATTTCACTTGTGACAGCAGTATTTTATTGTTTGTTGGCATTGAGTCCATCACTAAAATCTGCACTTTCCAGCAAAGCACAGAATGCAAATAACTTTAGTATATTCTATGAAGATATTGCCAAGATGAGCTCCGCAGAGGAGTATATCCGACTTGCTAAAGAATCTACGGAGGAAATGTTCACTGATGAGTTGATGCGTGAGACTTATATAAATTCTGGTATCTGCTCAAGGAAAATGCATAGGTTTCGAAAAGGAGCCATTGCATCGGTGATCTGTATATTATTTTATATTGGTTGGATTCTATTTTATTTTCTGGCATATTAA
- a CDS encoding chromate transporter has translation MKMTIYLSLIWEFIKTGLFAVGGGLAALPFITDIGQRTGWYTTSDIANMIAVAESCPGPLGVNMATYAGYLTTGVLGGVTAVIAFTIPAIFIITAVNSVLNKFRTSQAVARIFYGLRPASTALIAAAEIGVVKVALLNMDTFKTTGSIASLFNWKCIILAAIVYYTLVKFKKHPFFYIIASAAAGIAFGL, from the coding sequence ATGAAAATGACCATTTACCTGAGCCTCATCTGGGAATTCATCAAAACAGGCCTCTTTGCCGTAGGCGGAGGACTCGCCGCCCTCCCCTTCATCACTGACATCGGCCAGCGCACAGGCTGGTACACCACATCCGACATCGCCAACATGATCGCCGTCGCTGAATCCTGCCCCGGGCCCTTAGGCGTCAACATGGCCACCTACGCAGGCTACCTCACCACCGGCGTCCTAGGCGGAGTCACAGCCGTCATCGCCTTCACCATCCCGGCCATCTTCATCATCACCGCCGTCAATTCCGTCCTCAACAAATTCAGAACCAGCCAGGCCGTAGCCCGCATCTTCTATGGCCTCCGGCCCGCCTCCACAGCCCTCATCGCAGCCGCTGAAATAGGCGTCGTCAAAGTAGCCCTCCTAAACATGGACACCTTCAAAACCACAGGATCCATCGCATCCCTCTTCAACTGGAAATGCATCATCCTAGCCGCCATCGTCTACTACACCCTCGTCAAATTCAAAAAACACCCCTTCTTCTACATCATAGCCTCCGCCGCAGCCGGCATAGCATTTGGACTGTAG